From the Pseudoalteromonas tunicata genome, one window contains:
- a CDS encoding DUF4240 domain-containing protein, with protein sequence MTEQQFWQLVTANDFFADPEIIADELKSKLTTLDNDQLAAFDKLFSQKMRLSYEWSLWGAAYVIAGCNSEYGFSEFRCWLISRGQTVFETCLAQADNLADFDVVPVKDDLPYPFLDEYDLIAGMIYESRTEDELPFVPSGLSQPRGKRFKDKSKELKKVYPKLYQRFWTQGQ encoded by the coding sequence ATGACAGAACAACAATTTTGGCAATTAGTCACCGCGAATGATTTTTTTGCTGATCCTGAAATCATCGCGGATGAACTCAAAAGTAAACTCACTACATTAGATAACGATCAGTTAGCCGCTTTTGACAAATTATTTAGTCAAAAAATGCGTTTAAGTTATGAATGGTCATTGTGGGGCGCAGCTTATGTGATTGCCGGATGTAACTCAGAATACGGCTTTTCAGAGTTTCGTTGTTGGTTAATTTCTCGTGGTCAAACGGTGTTTGAAACATGCTTAGCACAGGCCGATAACTTGGCTGACTTTGATGTTGTGCCAGTTAAAGATGATTTGCCGTATCCGTTTTTAGACGAGTACGATTTAATCGCCGGTATGATTTATGAAAGTCGAACAGAGGATGAATTACCCTTTGTCCCATCGGGTTTATCACAACCTCGAGGCAAGCGTTTTAAAGACAAATCGAAAGAGTTAAAAAAAGTGTATCCAAAGTTATATCAACGTTTTTGGACCCAAGGACAATAA
- a CDS encoding tetratricopeptide repeat protein codes for MLIRAHNYLLILSLFAFSCSLKAVVIDKAQLRTECDNYPRHCLNQVAELLPTVAVDSLQFYELKLLEFESLFALTEAEQLFAQTSQYILKDELPEYFKIKLYIYHAKSLKNLNRSEESIRFRSQAEQLLNQVNKNFANPELLVELLNLQLYSDFDPALGLRMLQQLDKKFLRRDAPRFKFELYTNLGHFADRCNETQKSVIYREQALRFAYALKSDYKIGEALFNLGSSLQKSGDLSDARQRYMASIEFAERAHDDVGVNLAHLYLANVALQQGQVEEAKTWLSRLSIENLPQPRHQLFVELQTKLSIL; via the coding sequence ATGTTAATACGTGCGCATAATTATCTTTTGATACTCAGTTTGTTTGCTTTTTCATGCAGCCTTAAGGCGGTTGTGATTGATAAAGCACAGCTTCGTACTGAATGTGATAATTATCCACGTCATTGTTTAAATCAAGTTGCAGAACTATTGCCTACGGTTGCTGTTGATAGCCTGCAATTTTATGAATTAAAACTGCTAGAATTTGAAAGCTTGTTTGCTTTGACCGAAGCCGAACAATTATTTGCTCAAACCAGTCAGTACATTTTAAAAGATGAATTACCTGAGTATTTTAAGATTAAGCTTTATATTTACCATGCTAAAAGTCTTAAAAACCTCAATAGATCGGAAGAATCCATCCGATTTCGCTCTCAAGCAGAGCAACTGCTTAATCAGGTTAATAAAAATTTTGCGAACCCTGAATTGCTGGTGGAATTATTGAACTTACAGCTCTATAGCGATTTTGACCCAGCCCTTGGTCTTCGAATGTTGCAACAGCTTGATAAAAAGTTTTTACGCCGCGATGCGCCAAGGTTTAAGTTTGAGCTTTATACCAATTTAGGGCATTTTGCTGACAGATGTAATGAAACACAAAAAAGTGTAATTTATCGAGAGCAAGCACTTCGTTTTGCTTATGCGCTCAAAAGTGATTATAAAATTGGTGAGGCGCTGTTTAATTTAGGGAGTTCGCTACAAAAAAGCGGTGATTTATCAGATGCACGTCAACGCTATATGGCATCAATTGAATTTGCCGAGCGGGCCCATGATGATGTGGGAGTTAATCTTGCCCATTTGTATTTGGCCAATGTTGCATTACAGCAAGGGCAGGTCGAGGAAGCAAAAACGTGGTTAAGCAGGCTTTCAATCGAAAATTTACCTCAACCACGTCATCAGCTATTTGTTGAGTTACAAACTAAGCTTTCGATTCTGTAG
- a CDS encoding DUF2986 domain-containing protein, translating to MNRQKKLNEIFQKRLKRAKAKLHTGNKPAYVSKAERERLALAQTQNNETPEATESKA from the coding sequence ATGAACAGACAAAAAAAATTGAACGAAATTTTCCAAAAACGATTAAAGCGCGCTAAAGCAAAGCTCCATACAGGCAACAAGCCTGCGTATGTTTCTAAAGCTGAACGTGAGCGTTTAGCACTTGCCCAAACGCAAAATAATGAGACACCTGAAGCTACAGAATCGAAAGCTTAG
- a CDS encoding LysR family transcriptional regulator: MNIRNVDLNLLVYLNVLLEERSVSKAANKLALTQPAMSNALNRLRELFNDPLLVRTANGMVPTQKASGLKADITALLALAEQITQKDEEFDPSHHQQTFRIVTNDYIEACLLTPFLLSIIAQCPGINFDILTPGDINLADMEQGNIDLAINRFSVLPKSFHQASVWRDNFCCVSHIEHPYAHQPDLANYLAAEHIWVNRPGWQTENTATNKSGNQHLGWVDEALWQLEQTRKIRVYSRHYAVVDYLLRDAQLLATLPRRQAMLLKHHPSLCITSVPFQIVPIEIKMIWSPLLQHNQAHQWLRRQLLEFAKTIVDR; encoded by the coding sequence ATGAATATTAGAAATGTCGACCTTAATTTATTGGTGTATTTAAACGTATTACTAGAAGAGCGCAGCGTTTCTAAAGCAGCCAACAAATTAGCCCTGACCCAACCTGCTATGAGTAATGCGCTCAATCGATTACGAGAGCTATTTAATGACCCCTTACTGGTACGCACCGCCAATGGCATGGTACCAACTCAAAAAGCATCAGGGCTTAAGGCTGATATCACCGCATTATTGGCCCTTGCTGAGCAAATAACGCAAAAAGATGAAGAATTTGACCCATCCCATCATCAACAAACGTTTCGGATTGTCACCAATGATTATATTGAAGCCTGTTTACTGACCCCTTTTTTGCTGTCGATTATTGCGCAATGCCCCGGGATCAATTTTGATATTTTAACCCCTGGCGATATTAATTTAGCCGATATGGAACAAGGGAATATTGATTTAGCCATAAATCGCTTTAGTGTTTTGCCCAAGTCATTTCATCAGGCTTCGGTGTGGCGTGATAACTTTTGTTGCGTAAGTCATATCGAACATCCTTATGCCCATCAGCCTGATTTAGCGAATTATTTAGCAGCTGAACATATTTGGGTTAATCGGCCCGGCTGGCAAACCGAAAATACCGCAACCAATAAATCGGGCAATCAACATTTAGGCTGGGTTGATGAAGCACTTTGGCAATTAGAACAAACGCGTAAAATTCGAGTGTACAGCCGTCATTATGCGGTAGTCGATTATCTTTTACGTGACGCGCAACTTTTGGCCACCCTACCACGCAGACAGGCAATGCTGCTTAAGCATCACCCCAGTTTATGTATTACCTCTGTCCCTTTTCAAATCGTGCCCATCGAAATAAAAATGATCTGGAGCCCATTGTTACAGCACAATCAAGCTCACCAATGGTTACGTCGTCAACTGCTCGAATTTGCTAAAACCATTGTTGATCGTTGA
- the aceK gene encoding bifunctional isocitrate dehydrogenase kinase/phosphatase: MAQLDIQSVEQLIATKVARSILASFEAMFAEFLNITLGAQSRFEQAKWLAVQDAMRARLKVYEGKVSVATVAVATIAGEFIDDTKMWHQAKKYYAQLLAEHSNEPIAQTFFNSVFGSIRGHNKIRDVHLFILKRQYRQINPKTPSIICHTQRSASLEAVLKQLLGQFYFRLPFVDLTWDLNAVQQAIYNYVQQQPKLTIVNREWQIEYGRSLFFRNKATYLIGCVMLKHDEQLQRIPFAVPILNDEQGGLFIDAIMLGESQLSMLFGFARAYFMVDTDEPVAYVDYLATLLPNKERFELFNAIGFIKHAKTEFYRFKVDSTRKMPPTECYQSADGIKGMVMLVFTTAQSEYVYKVIRDRFVPPKQLTRQDVMDKYEFVKNADRVGRLVDTHEFRYLAFDLSRFSPQLLAQLQQDAPSSVVISGKALILKHVYVERKMIPLNLYIKTASLNQLEAVMQDYGLAIKQLAAANIFAGDMLMKNFGVTRWGRVVFYDYDEICPMTQCHFRSLPKATTTQQAMTAEPWFMIESNDIFPEQFPIFFKGNNQAKYFFDRYHQDLYTPEYWQKIQQDIQQGVIADVFPYKQYSRFQRNTRKKMVN; the protein is encoded by the coding sequence ATGGCACAACTCGATATTCAATCAGTTGAACAATTAATCGCAACAAAAGTGGCTCGTTCTATCTTGGCCAGTTTTGAGGCCATGTTTGCTGAATTTTTAAATATTACCCTTGGTGCTCAGTCTCGTTTTGAGCAAGCAAAATGGTTAGCTGTGCAAGATGCAATGCGGGCAAGGCTCAAGGTCTATGAAGGAAAAGTCAGTGTAGCAACCGTTGCGGTGGCAACCATTGCGGGTGAGTTTATTGATGATACAAAAATGTGGCATCAGGCAAAAAAGTATTATGCGCAATTACTGGCTGAGCACAGTAATGAGCCAATAGCCCAAACCTTTTTTAATTCGGTGTTTGGCTCAATTCGTGGCCATAATAAAATCCGCGATGTGCATTTGTTTATTTTAAAGCGTCAATATCGTCAAATTAATCCCAAAACGCCCAGCATCATTTGCCATACCCAAAGGTCTGCCTCGTTAGAAGCGGTGCTCAAACAATTACTTGGCCAGTTTTATTTTCGCTTGCCTTTTGTTGACTTAACATGGGATTTAAATGCAGTTCAACAAGCGATTTATAACTATGTGCAGCAACAACCTAAGCTAACTATCGTAAACCGTGAGTGGCAAATTGAATATGGACGGTCATTGTTTTTTCGCAATAAAGCCACTTATTTGATTGGTTGTGTGATGCTAAAGCATGATGAACAATTACAACGTATTCCATTTGCTGTCCCTATTTTAAATGATGAGCAAGGAGGTCTTTTTATTGATGCAATTATGCTCGGTGAATCTCAGCTCAGTATGTTATTTGGCTTTGCGCGCGCTTACTTTATGGTAGATACCGATGAGCCGGTCGCGTATGTCGATTACTTAGCAACTTTGTTGCCTAATAAAGAGCGGTTTGAATTGTTTAACGCGATTGGATTTATCAAGCATGCTAAAACGGAGTTTTATCGTTTTAAAGTTGATTCGACTCGCAAAATGCCACCCACTGAATGTTATCAAAGTGCCGATGGCATCAAAGGCATGGTGATGTTGGTTTTTACCACCGCTCAGTCAGAATACGTTTATAAAGTGATCCGTGACCGATTTGTGCCACCTAAACAACTGACTCGCCAAGATGTGATGGATAAATATGAGTTTGTCAAAAATGCTGACAGAGTTGGCCGATTGGTTGATACCCATGAGTTTCGCTATCTTGCATTTGATTTATCGCGCTTTTCTCCTCAATTGCTTGCCCAATTACAGCAAGATGCCCCCAGTAGCGTGGTTATTTCGGGTAAAGCATTGATTTTAAAACATGTGTATGTTGAGCGAAAAATGATCCCGCTTAATTTATACATAAAAACCGCGAGTCTTAATCAACTAGAAGCGGTGATGCAAGATTATGGTTTAGCAATCAAGCAATTAGCTGCAGCTAATATATTTGCAGGTGATATGCTGATGAAAAACTTTGGCGTAACACGTTGGGGCAGAGTGGTATTTTATGATTACGATGAAATTTGTCCGATGACACAATGCCATTTTCGATCTTTACCTAAAGCGACCACGACTCAGCAAGCAATGACCGCTGAGCCTTGGTTTATGATTGAAAGTAACGATATTTTCCCTGAGCAATTTCCAATATTTTTTAAAGGAAATAACCAAGCAAAGTATTTTTTTGACCGCTACCATCAGGATTTATATACCCCCGAATACTGGCAAAAAATCCAACAAGATATTCAACAAGGCGTAATAGCCGATGTTTTTCCCTATAAACAATACTCACGTTTTCAACGAAATACTCGTAAAAAGATGGTAAATTAA
- the icd gene encoding NADP-dependent isocitrate dehydrogenase, which yields MYHQIVPPSQGEKIQVLANGQWIIPNEPIIAFIEGDGVGSELTPLMRQLIDSAILKTYETARKIHWLEVYNGEKAAELYDGDWFPEETLNAIRDYHLVYKGPLTTAMGAGFRSLNVALRHEMDLFINLRPIKSLPNLNTPVKHPENIDMVIFRDNSEDLYSGIEFKAGSAQADSLLEFLQQQLGVNRFRFTEQCGLGIKHISEQGSKRLVRAAIAFALKEHKTSVTLVHKGDVMKFTDGAFLKWALEVAIEEFLAVRHPNGRWWQIIQGEHELIIKDELCDVMLQNCLLAPEQYDVIATTNLNGDLLVDSLTAQVGMIGMAAGANLSEALALFEPTHGTVESLVGQDVMNPVSSILAGVMMLRFMNWHDAADNIEQSLHKTLCNNQVTEDMQSLLPDPTVQGTQAFAQCIISHLI from the coding sequence ATGTACCATCAAATTGTTCCACCAAGCCAAGGTGAAAAAATTCAGGTGTTAGCAAATGGGCAATGGATCATTCCCAATGAGCCAATCATTGCCTTTATTGAAGGTGATGGTGTTGGCTCAGAATTAACGCCTTTAATGCGCCAACTAATTGATAGTGCAATATTAAAAACCTATGAAACGGCTAGAAAAATTCATTGGTTAGAAGTGTATAACGGCGAAAAGGCGGCTGAGCTGTATGATGGTGATTGGTTTCCTGAAGAAACGTTAAATGCGATCCGTGATTATCACCTGGTTTATAAAGGACCACTTACAACGGCGATGGGAGCCGGATTTCGCTCACTCAATGTAGCACTTCGCCATGAAATGGATTTATTTATTAATCTTAGACCAATCAAATCGTTGCCTAATCTCAATACCCCAGTCAAACACCCTGAAAATATCGATATGGTGATTTTTCGCGATAATAGCGAAGATCTTTATTCGGGCATCGAATTTAAAGCCGGTTCTGCCCAAGCCGATAGTTTGCTTGAATTTTTACAACAGCAGCTCGGTGTTAACCGCTTTCGTTTTACTGAGCAATGTGGCCTTGGTATTAAACATATTTCAGAGCAGGGCAGTAAACGTTTAGTCCGGGCAGCCATTGCATTTGCGTTAAAAGAGCATAAAACCAGTGTTACTTTAGTACATAAAGGCGATGTGATGAAATTCACTGATGGTGCTTTTTTAAAATGGGCATTAGAAGTGGCTATCGAAGAATTTTTAGCAGTCCGTCATCCTAATGGTCGCTGGTGGCAAATAATACAAGGTGAACATGAGCTGATCATTAAAGATGAGCTGTGTGATGTGATGCTGCAAAATTGTTTATTAGCACCTGAGCAGTACGATGTGATTGCTACGACCAACTTAAATGGTGACTTACTGGTTGATAGCCTTACGGCTCAAGTTGGCATGATTGGTATGGCGGCAGGGGCTAATTTAAGTGAAGCACTGGCTTTATTTGAGCCTACTCATGGCACGGTCGAAAGTTTAGTTGGTCAAGATGTAATGAATCCAGTATCAAGCATTTTGGCAGGCGTGATGATGTTACGGTTTATGAATTGGCATGACGCTGCTGATAATATTGAGCAATCGTTGCACAAAACATTATGTAACAATCAAGTGACTGAGGATATGCAGTCACTTTTACCCGATCCGACAGTTCAGGGTACGCAGGCATTTGCGCAATGCATAATATCTCATCTTATTTAG